A single region of the Oncorhynchus keta strain PuntledgeMale-10-30-2019 chromosome 37, Oket_V2, whole genome shotgun sequence genome encodes:
- the LOC118379310 gene encoding glutamate receptor ionotropic, NMDA 3B-like encodes MEYLYILGRWMCNFFIPRRIRPSPFFTGRFLPLLVFLHGFALHPDPCLSHPQPCHILARIGHAVRLGALLPTGQPARVQNALNRALTSLKHRAGEGIPPLLPYNLTLEVVSRSPSGGDPVSLSRCVCQELVVRGVTGVLAFPRSPEELIHIDFLSSFLEIPFISLLEDLEPLRVKEEPPLHCRVGAVTPPSLK; translated from the exons ATGGAATATTTGTATATACTTGGTCGATGGATGTGCAACTTCTTTATACCCAGGAGAATTCGCCCATCTCCTTTTTTCACCGGAAGATTTCTCCCGCTGTTGGTCTTCCTCCATGGCTTCGCCTTGCATCCGGACCCGTGCCTCTCCCACCCCCAGCCATGTCACATCCTGGCTCGGATCGGACACGCGGTTCGTCTCGGTGCTCTGCTTCCCACCGGACAACCAGCAAGGGTACAGAACGCTCTGAACAGAGCCTTGACCAGCCTGAAGCACCGGGCTGGAGAAGGCATCCCGCCTCTTCTGCCCTACAACCTCACCCTGGAG GTGGTGTCTCGGTCCCCGTCTGGTGGCgaccctgtctccctgtccaggtgtgtgtgtcaggagctGGTTGTGCGAGGGGTGACAGGTGTCCTGGCCTTCCCTCGTTCACCAGAAGAACTCATCCACATCGACTTCCTGTCCTCCTTCCTGGAAATACCTTTTATATCACTACTGGAGGACCTAGAACCACTCAGAGTTAAG